Genomic segment of Candidatus Caldatribacterium sp.:
GGTCGAAAAGGAGTATCGAAAACCTCAATCGGCAATGGGGTAACCTGGCGAACAAGCTTGGTACCCTCGTCGAGGATATTTTTGCTCCCTCCATAGATAAAGCCATAGAGAAGTACTTCGGGTGCATCCCCTCGGTTATCGATGTAAAAAAGCTCGTTCGAAAAAACGGAAAAAGCCTCGAACTTGATATCCTTGCCCTTTGCAAGGAAAGCAAGAAAGCCTTTGTTGTGGAAATCAAGGCTAATCCCGATCGAGCCGAGTACATCGAGATGTTTCTCTCCAAACTCGAAGAAATCCCCCACTTTCTCCCTGAGCTCAGTGGCTCCACCATTATAGGCATATACGCCGGCTTGCACATGCAGGATGCAACCGTGAAGCTCCTCACCCAAAAGGGCCTCTATGCGCTGGTGGCAAGAGGAGACATTTTGGAAATTGTCAATTTTGAGGAACTCCAATGAAGGAGAACTTTTTGAAGCGCCTGCGCAACGGTCCTATGGCCTTAGGTACGTGGATTACCTTTTCCGACCCCGCAGTAACCGAGATCTGCGCCCAGGTTGGTTTTGATTTCCTCGTTTTCGACCTTGAGCACGCTCCCTTAGGAATCGAAACCCTCACCCTTCACCTTCTCGCCCTTAAGGGAGAGAAAACGTTCCCCATTGTTCGGGTTCTCTGGAACGAACCTTTCTACGTCAAGCAAGTCCTCGATGTTGGTGCCCTTGGGGTCATGATTCCCTGGGTCCTTACCAAGGAGGACGCGGAGAAGGCTGTAGCCTCTTGCCTCTACCCTCCAAAGGGCATTCGAGGCTTTGGGCCCCGCAGAGCTGCCCGGTACGGGCTTGCAACGGAGGAGTACATCGGTCGGGCAAACGATGAGGTCTTCTGTGTCCTCCAGATAGAGCATGTCCGGGCCGTGGAGAACTTAGAGGCCATCCTGAGCGTCCCCCACATCGATGCGGTCTTCATCGGTCCCTGGGACCTCTCTGCCTCTTTGGGCATTCTCGGACAGATGGACCATCCCCTCCTTGAGGACACCATTACCACCATCGTTGCTGTCGCTCGAGAATACAACCTTCCGGTCGGCATTGCCGCAGGTACAGACCCTAAAGAAGTGCGGCATCTTGAAACACGGGGAATTCACTTTGCCACCTTAGGGACTGACTACGGGATTTTCGTTGCAAAACTCCGAGAGCTCTTGTGAATGTTCCACGTGGAACACTCACTTTCCGATGCAGAAGTGGGAGAAAATGGTCTCGAGGAGTTTTTCGTTCATCCGTTCCCCCGTGAGGCGTTGCATTCCCGCAAGTGCCTCCTCCACAAGGACACCTAAGACGTCAAGAGGTACACCGCTCTCCTGGGCCTCCCACGCTTCTTCGAGTACCCTGAGAATCCCTTCAAGCTCTTCTCTCTGGCGAACCGTAAGGAGAACGAGGTCCTCTTCTGGACCTACGGTCTCTTGAGCGCGCTTCAAGAGAGCCGCCAAAAGCTCCTCCCGTCCTTCTCCGGTGAGCGCCGATATTTCGAGGATGGGCTCCCCCGGGTAGAGCTCTTCCACCTCCTCCCGGGTGAGCGCCGGAGGAAGGTCGCTTTTGTTGAGCACCACAAGGTGAGGACGAGACCGGACGAGTTCTGCAAGTCGCACGTCCTCCTCTTCAAGAGGGCGGCTCCGGTCAAAGACCACAACAATCCAGTCGGCCCGCTCAAGGTAATTTCTTGCCCGCTCCACCCCTATCCGTTCCACCGGGTTCTCGCTCTCCCGTATACCTGCGGTGTCCACGAAGCGAAAGGGAAATCCTTCAAGGAGAACAAATTCCTCAATGGCATCCCGAGTTGTTCCGGGAAAAGGGGTGACAATCGCCCGATCCTTTCCCACAAGGAGATTGAGGAGACTTGACTTCCCTACATTGGGCTTCCCCGCAATGACGACAAGCATTCCTTCCTCAAGAGGTTGAAGGCGCCTGCTTCGGTCAAGTTCTGTTCTAATTTCGACAAGAAGAGCGGCAATTTCCTTCCGGACGTATTCTTCCTCGTTCTCCACGGAAGCATCGAGAAAATCACAGGAAGCCTCGATGTACGCCCCAAGGAGAAGGAGCCGCCTCTCCCACTCCCGCACCTTCTCCCCAAAGGCCCCCTTGAGGTGCCGCAGAGAAAGCTCGAGAACCTTTTCCGACCGAGCTCGAACAAGGGTTGCCACTGCTTCTGCCTGGGTGAGATCGATACGCCCGTTCAGAAAGGCTCGCTCTGTGAATTCCCCAGGGCGCGCCAAACGCGCCCCCTCTCCAAGGCAGGCTTCGAGAGCTTTCCGGAGGACGAGAGGTCCCCCATGGAGGTGGAACTCTACAACATCCTCGCAGGTGTAGCTCTTTGGAGCCCGCATAACCACGCAGAGTGCTTCGTCGAAAGGCTCACCCGTTTTTGGGTCCACAATCTCCCCCAGGTACATTCGAAAACTTTGGAACTCCTCAACCCGCTTTCCGGAGCGGGCACGAAAAAGCCGGGACGCAATCCGAATTGCATCCCGGCCACTCAAGCGGACAATCCCAATGGCCCCCACCCCAGGCGGAGTGGCCAAAGCGGCAATGGTGTCATCCCTCATGGAGCCTGGGCATTCCTCCCCCATCCTTCTGCGATCGGGCTCGGTTTTTCTGCCGCGACCGCCCTTTCCTCTCAGCCTTAAGGTCAATCACCACTCGCCGATTCGGCTCTTCGCCAATACTGTACGTTACAACCTCAGGGTGATCCTTTAGCGCCATGTGGACGATGCGCCGTTCCCGCGCATTCATAGGAGCGAGGCGGACCTTCTTTTTCTCTCGCACCACTTTTTGAGCCATTCGCTGAGCAAGTTTTCGCAGCGCCTCTTCCCGACGCTTCCTGTAGCCCGAGACATCCACTTCAAGGGAAACCTCCCCGAAACCACGGCGAGCAAGGAAAGTCCGCAAGAGAATTTCAAGGGCCTCGAGAGTTTCTCCTTTTCGGCCGATGAGAATACCCGCGTCCTGCCCATCGAGGGCGCAACGGAGCACCTCACCATCCTGCGTTACCGCAACGGTAACCTCAAGCCTCATCCTCGCCACGAGCTCCCGCAGAAACCCTTCGACGGCTTCCTGCATCCCGGAGAACTTGGGCGTCTCAGAAACTGCCGGTACCTCCTGGGTTTCTTCCTCCTCGTCTTTAACCCAAACTCGAACTTTCACCATCCGGGGAACAAAAACGCTCAAGAATCCTTTAGTCTCGGAAAGGATTTCGTATCCCAGCTGCTCCTTGGGAACGTCAAAGTACCGCGAAGCCCGCTCAAGAACTTCTTCAAGGGTTTTCCCGGAAACCTCAACGCTTCTTTTCACGTCGTTCTCCCCCCTTCCTCTCTCGCGGATTTGCTGCCTGAAGAGCAGGGGAGGCAGGTTTTGCTTTGCGAAGCTGCACTTCAAGCATGTACTGCTGGAAAATGTAGAAGAGATTCGAGACAAACCAGT
This window contains:
- the mnmE gene encoding tRNA uridine-5-carboxymethylaminomethyl(34) synthesis GTPase MnmE, which produces MRDDTIAALATPPGVGAIGIVRLSGRDAIRIASRLFRARSGKRVEEFQSFRMYLGEIVDPKTGEPFDEALCVVMRAPKSYTCEDVVEFHLHGGPLVLRKALEACLGEGARLARPGEFTERAFLNGRIDLTQAEAVATLVRARSEKVLELSLRHLKGAFGEKVREWERRLLLLGAYIEASCDFLDASVENEEEYVRKEIAALLVEIRTELDRSRRLQPLEEGMLVVIAGKPNVGKSSLLNLLVGKDRAIVTPFPGTTRDAIEEFVLLEGFPFRFVDTAGIRESENPVERIGVERARNYLERADWIVVVFDRSRPLEEEDVRLAELVRSRPHLVVLNKSDLPPALTREEVEELYPGEPILEISALTGEGREELLAALLKRAQETVGPEEDLVLLTVRQREELEGILRVLEEAWEAQESGVPLDVLGVLVEEALAGMQRLTGERMNEKLLETIFSHFCIGK
- a CDS encoding protein jag, coding for MKRSVEVSGKTLEEVLERASRYFDVPKEQLGYEILSETKGFLSVFVPRMVKVRVWVKDEEEETQEVPAVSETPKFSGMQEAVEGFLRELVARMRLEVTVAVTQDGEVLRCALDGQDAGILIGRKGETLEALEILLRTFLARRGFGEVSLEVDVSGYRKRREEALRKLAQRMAQKVVREKKKVRLAPMNARERRIVHMALKDHPEVVTYSIGEEPNRRVVIDLKAERKGRSRQKNRARSQKDGGGMPRLHEG